The sequence CGACACTATCGCCTTTTTTTGATGGCTCCGGCCTTTAGGTTTGTGGTGTGGTAAGATTCTAAGATGTGTTAGCTTACCAAAAGAAATACAGAGCGGGCTCCCTATGGCATACCGGCCAGGCTAACGACCAATGCGGGGCGGCCCGTGCCGGTGGATTCAGGACCCGGCCTGGCGTGGCCCGCTCTGTTACTACTTGCCAAGGTTCGCATAGAAATGAGGGCGTAAGGGCCCAGTAGTAAGGTATCGAACAAAAGGGCAAGGGAATCATCTTCAGTTCTAAACTACAACTTATCATGGACATTCAGTACTTTATTGGTGTTGACATTGCCAAAGGCACTTTAGACTGGTCGGACGGCCGATGCCGCCGTCTTCAATGGAAAAACCGTTGTATTCCAGACCCATTCAGCTAATTCGGTAGTAGGTATTAAAACCGTGCTTCGATTGTTGAAAGGCTTACCTGATTGGAACACCAAACAAGTGATCTTTTGCATGGAACATACCACGCGGTGGCCGCCGGCATTTATAATGCCCATCTTCTAGATTTTCTCCACCGGCTTCAATTGCCTATTTGGCTGGAGGGAAGTTTACAAATCAAGCGAGCAGGTGGTTTACAACGGGGCAAAACCGCCCGGCGGCCCGGCGACACCATTGACGCACAACGGATTGCCGAGTACGCCTTCAGGTTTCGTGACCGAATGCGTTTATGGCAACCCCCTCGCCCTGTTATTCAACAGTTGGCCTTCCTGAGCGCAGCTCGTCAGCGATTAATCCAACGGGGCCGCCCGGCGGTCTATAATCAGTTAGCCAACCCGTTAACAGAACAACAAAATTTCGTTAACCCTTCTTTCCAAAAGCAGCTCATTAAAAGTTGCAGAGCCTCTCTAATGGCTTTGGAGAAGGATCGGAAGGCGGTCGATAAAGCGATTGATCTACTCATTGAAGAGGACCGTCAACTTAAAGAACTTTTTGGCTTACTCACTTCTGTTCCCGGTATTGGCATTGCTACTGCTACCGAGGTAGTGATTGCGACTAATGAATTGAAGACCATCGCTGATCCTAAACAAATGGCCCGTGCGACGTCCGCTGCCATGCGGGAGTTGCGCCCTTTGAATATAAGTCAGGTACTAGTGTCAGAAGTCGGCCTGGCGTTAGCCAGCACGCTCGCAAACGGCTTAAAAGTCTTTTTCACTTAGGTGCTATATCAGCGATTCGAGTCAAAGGTGAATCGAGGGAGTACTATCAACGCAAGGTTGGCGAAGGCAAGAGTAAAATGTCCGTCATCAATGCGGTACGTAACAATCGGACCGCCGAGCGGTTAATTCACCGAGTATATGCCGTAGTAAAACGGGGTGAAAATATGATAAATTTTATACCCTTTCCCTTGCTTAAACCATAGAAATCCACCCGGCTCCAGCGCAAGCGCAACCATGATCTTGGGCAAATGGTAGATGCGATTTTATGGCTGCTACGCACAGGATGTCAGTGGCGCAATCTTCCCCCTGACTGGCCCCATTGGCAGGCCGTTTACTATTACTTCGAGCAGTGGAAAGCCAAGGGCACCTTTGTGCAAATGAATGCTGCCTTAAATCAACTGGATCGACTCAACGCCAATCGCGAAGCCTGCCCCTCGGCACTATGTATTGATTCCCAACCAATTAAGCTAGGGCCACGGATTGACAGCTACCGGGGTACTGACCCACACAAACGTGTCAACGGGTGTCAACAGGCGTCAACGGACCTTCGTCGTTGATACTCAGGGCCGACTCTGGCTTGCGGAGGTAAATGCGGCCAATCAAGCCGATGGTCCGCTCGCTAAACAGCTTATTGTGTCGATACTTTGGCGAGCAGGCGAACGGCTGGAAAAGATTTTTGGCGACCAAGCCTACAATGGGGTCTTTGCGAGTGAACTGGCCAACTGGAGTATCGATGTTGAAAAAGCCTCCCGACCTGAATCAGCGCGTGGTTTTGTGCCGGTGGCAAAACGATGGGTAGTGGAGCGCAGCCTTGATGAAGGTACTAAAATCATTGTCATGTTCACTATTTAGCTTGATTCGGCAATAGATTGTAGCCAATTTCTCTTTAGTTCGCTTATTGCGACGCAATTTGAAGAGAATACGCATTTTTTGCGTATCATTTGTTTATATTTTAATGTGATTAAAAAAAACCCGAAACTAGCACATTAAAATGGGATTATAAACACTAAATCGGCAGGCTAAAATGGTAAAAAGGTGTACCCCAAATTTTACCCTTTTGGTAGAGCAAGAGGGCCAGTGTGTTAGGAGGAAAAAACGAAAAAGCCCGCATATAGCAGGCTTTTTGGACAAATTTACAAGGTTCTTGTGCACTCGTAGGGATTCGAACCCCAAACCTCCTGATCCGTAGTCAGGTGCTCTATCCAATTGAGCTACGAATGCATCGCTATGTGCGGTTCCCGTTGATTGGGAGTGCAAAAGTAGGCAGGAAAATAGGCTTTGTCAAGCTATCTGCCTGAAAAATTTGCTTTACGTTTCATTAGAAAGGCCCCTATCCCTTCCATCGAGTCAGCAGAATGGCCCAGTTCATTTTGATTGTCAGCCTCTTGCTCCAATTGATGATCAAGGTCTGAATAGAGCGATTGATTCAAAACTTTTTTCATTGCGCCTATAGCACGAGTCGGAGCAGTAGCGTAATAGGCGACTATTTCATCAACCGTTTGATCTAAATTGGTGGCGGCTACGGAGCGGCTCACCAAGCCAATTTGGGCGGCTTCAGGTCCGTATACCCGTCGGCCAGTACTACTCAATTCAAACGCACGTTGCGGCCCAATAAGCCGGGGTAGAAAAAAAGTGGAGCCAGCATCAGGCATCAAACCGATATTGACGAATATCTGACTAAAATAAGCCTCGTCGGCACAAATGACAAGGTCGCACGCCAATGCCAGCGAACAGCCTGCTCCCGCTGCAATGCCGTTAACACGACCAATAATTGGCTTTGCCAGATTTCGCATTGCCTTAATCATCGGGTGATAGCCATTCCGTAACGATTCACCCAGATTTAACTGACCACCCGAAGCGGCTGCATTTGCAAAACCTGCTTTCAGGTCGGCACCTGAACAGAACGCCTTGTCGCCCGCGCCAGTTAGCACAACCACGCGAACAGTATCGGCATTGCCAGCCGCTTCAATAGCAACTGTAAGCTCATGAATCAGGTCAGGACTAAGCGCATTATATACCTGTGGTCGATTGAGCGTAATGCGGCAGACACCATCATTACAATCATAAAGCAGATTTTCAAACATGGGTACGGCTATTTTGCTGAATTGGTATGCAAGCATACAGCTTTTAGCAGATTCCACAAAATGAGCGATGCCACAACATTCCGTTATGGCATCGCTCAATTTATAC comes from Spirosoma aureum and encodes:
- a CDS encoding transposase codes for the protein MVDAILWLLRTGCQWRNLPPDWPHWQAVYYYFEQWKAKGTFVQMNAALNQLDRLNANREACPSALCIDSQPIKLGPRIDSYRGTDPHKRVNGCQQASTDLRR
- a CDS encoding enoyl-CoA hydratase/isomerase family protein translates to MFENLLYDCNDGVCRITLNRPQVYNALSPDLIHELTVAIEAAGNADTVRVVVLTGAGDKAFCSGADLKAGFANAAASGGQLNLGESLRNGYHPMIKAMRNLAKPIIGRVNGIAAGAGCSLALACDLVICADEAYFSQIFVNIGLMPDAGSTFFLPRLIGPQRAFELSSTGRRVYGPEAAQIGLVSRSVAATNLDQTVDEIVAYYATAPTRAIGAMKKVLNQSLYSDLDHQLEQEADNQNELGHSADSMEGIGAFLMKRKANFSGR